Proteins encoded together in one Flavobacteriales bacterium window:
- a CDS encoding redoxin family protein, with amino-acid sequence MKTAIALSALALLGMAPHGELKDLNLGDALPLPDHRMMDVSGQEKSLKELAGKNGLLVIFSCNTCPFVVGDGDSEGWEGRYPELGVFARKHGVGMALVNSNEAKRAMGDSFDDMKKRYTEKGYNHYYLLDKDHQVADAFAARTTPHVFLFDKDLKLVYKGAVDDRVEKAADVKQPFVRNAITNLADGKPIDPAVTRNIGCSIKRVEHTH; translated from the coding sequence ATGAAGACCGCGATCGCGCTTTCCGCCCTGGCCCTGCTGGGCATGGCCCCCCACGGCGAACTCAAGGACCTCAACCTGGGCGATGCCCTGCCGCTGCCCGACCATCGCATGATGGACGTGAGCGGCCAGGAGAAGAGCCTCAAGGAGCTGGCGGGCAAGAACGGCCTGCTGGTGATCTTCAGCTGCAACACCTGCCCCTTCGTGGTGGGCGATGGCGACAGCGAGGGCTGGGAGGGCCGCTACCCCGAGCTGGGCGTCTTCGCCCGCAAGCACGGCGTGGGCATGGCGCTGGTGAACAGCAACGAGGCCAAGCGCGCCATGGGCGATAGCTTCGACGACATGAAGAAGCGCTACACCGAGAAGGGCTACAACCACTACTACCTGCTGGACAAGGACCACCAGGTGGCCGATGCCTTCGCGGCGCGCACCACCCCGCACGTGTTCCTGTTCGACAAGGACCTGAAGTTGGTGTATAAGGGCGCGGTGGACGACCGGGTGGAGAAGGCCGCCGACGTGAAGCAGCCCTTCGTGCGCAACGCCATCACCAACCTGGCCGATGGTAAGCCCATCGATCCCGCGGTGACGCGCAACATCGGGTGCAGCATCAAGCGCGTGGAGCACACGCACTGA
- the purD gene encoding phosphoribosylamine--glycine ligase has product MNVLLIGSGGREHALAWKLAQSTLLDALYIAPGNPGMARHGRLVDLDLHDGKALRRFLLDNRIRIVVVGPEGPLVDGLHDRIADDPKLADITVIGPRAAAARLEGSKDFAKEFMFRHNIPTAAHRTFRQGELKEAIAHLERVKLPYVLKADGLAAGKGVVITSDRKEAEKVLRDMLEKGRFGTAGERVVIEDHLAGIEVSAFLITDGRSFKMLPAAKDYKRIGDGDTGPNTGGMGAVSPVPFADKDFMQKVHDRIAAPTIRGLQQEGIAYQGFLFMGLMNVGGEPYVIEYNVRLGDPEAEAILPRLRSDLMDLFEGIATGTLSERHVDVDDRTCVSVVLASEGYPGEVAKGRAIHGLQEVRDALVFHAGTAEGLQGLVSAGGRVLVVTAMGKDLEHAILNTYTQAAGVTFQGRQLRTDIGHDLVRQPTKSGVVQA; this is encoded by the coding sequence ATGAACGTGCTGCTGATCGGAAGCGGGGGCCGGGAGCACGCCCTGGCCTGGAAACTGGCCCAGAGCACCCTGCTCGACGCCCTGTACATCGCCCCGGGCAACCCGGGCATGGCGCGCCACGGACGACTGGTGGACCTGGACCTGCACGACGGCAAGGCGCTGCGGCGTTTCCTGTTGGACAACCGGATCCGCATCGTGGTGGTGGGCCCCGAGGGCCCGCTGGTGGACGGCCTGCACGATCGCATCGCCGATGACCCGAAGCTGGCGGACATCACGGTGATCGGCCCGCGGGCCGCGGCCGCGCGCCTGGAGGGCAGCAAGGACTTCGCCAAGGAGTTCATGTTCCGCCACAACATCCCCACGGCGGCGCACCGCACCTTCCGCCAGGGCGAACTGAAGGAGGCCATCGCGCACCTCGAGCGGGTGAAGCTGCCGTACGTGTTGAAGGCCGACGGCCTGGCCGCCGGCAAGGGCGTGGTGATCACCAGCGACCGCAAGGAGGCCGAGAAGGTGCTGCGCGACATGCTGGAGAAGGGCCGCTTCGGCACCGCCGGCGAGCGCGTGGTGATCGAGGACCACCTGGCGGGCATCGAGGTCAGCGCCTTCCTGATCACCGACGGGCGCTCGTTCAAGATGCTGCCCGCGGCCAAGGACTACAAGCGCATCGGCGATGGCGACACCGGCCCCAACACGGGCGGCATGGGCGCCGTGAGCCCCGTGCCCTTCGCCGACAAGGACTTCATGCAGAAGGTGCACGACCGCATCGCCGCGCCCACCATCCGCGGCCTGCAGCAGGAAGGCATCGCCTACCAAGGGTTCCTGTTCATGGGGCTGATGAACGTGGGCGGCGAGCCCTACGTGATCGAGTACAACGTGCGCCTGGGCGACCCGGAGGCCGAGGCCATCCTGCCGCGCCTGCGCAGCGACCTGATGGACCTCTTCGAGGGCATCGCCACCGGCACCCTCAGCGAACGCCACGTGGACGTGGACGACCGCACCTGTGTGAGCGTGGTGCTGGCCAGCGAGGGCTATCCCGGGGAGGTGGCCAAGGGGCGCGCCATCCATGGGCTGCAGGAGGTTCGCGATGCGCTGGTGTTCCACGCCGGCACGGCCGAAGGCCTGCAGGGCCTGGTCTCCGCCGGGGGGCGCGTGCTGGTGGTCACCGCCATGGGCAAGGACCTGGAGCACGCGATCCTGAACACCTATACGCAGGCGGCGGGCGTCACCTTCCAAGGGCGGCAACTGCGCACGGACATCGGGCACGACCTGGTGCGGCAACCGACGAAGAGCGGCGTGGTGCAGGCCTGA
- the purQ gene encoding phosphoribosylformylglycinamidine synthase subunit PurQ encodes MKCGVVIFPGSNCDEDMIQVLEAQGGGPVQRLWHKEHDLRGCDLVVLPGGFSYGDYLRSGAIARFSPIMQEVAAHAKKGGLVLGVCNGFQVLCEAGLLPGALLHNSGQRFICRNVHITPATKRTPLTTAITRKALSIPIAHGEGRYHIDAAGLKRLKEEDQVLFRYCDAEGRIIDEANPNGSLDHIAGVCNTGRNVFGMMPHPERAAAAILGNTDGVALFTGLLHAVPA; translated from the coding sequence ATGAAGTGCGGCGTCGTCATCTTCCCCGGGTCCAACTGCGACGAGGACATGATCCAGGTGCTGGAGGCCCAGGGCGGCGGACCCGTGCAGCGGCTCTGGCACAAGGAGCACGACCTGCGCGGCTGCGACCTGGTGGTGCTGCCCGGCGGCTTCAGCTACGGCGACTACCTGCGCAGCGGGGCCATCGCGCGCTTCTCGCCCATCATGCAGGAGGTGGCCGCGCATGCGAAGAAGGGCGGCCTGGTGCTGGGCGTATGCAACGGGTTCCAAGTGCTGTGCGAGGCGGGCCTGCTGCCCGGCGCGCTCCTGCATAACAGCGGTCAGCGCTTCATCTGCCGCAACGTGCACATCACCCCCGCCACCAAGCGCACGCCCCTCACCACGGCCATCACGCGCAAAGCCCTCAGCATCCCCATCGCCCATGGCGAGGGCCGCTACCACATCGACGCGGCCGGCCTCAAGCGGCTGAAGGAGGAGGACCAGGTGCTGTTCCGCTACTGCGACGCCGAAGGCCGCATCATCGATGAGGCCAACCCCAACGGCAGCCTGGACCACATCGCGGGTGTATGCAACACGGGCCGCAACGTGTTCGGCATGATGCCGCACCCGGAGCGCGCGGCCGCGGCCATCCTGGGCAATACCGACGGGGTGGCGCTCTTCACCGGTCTATTGCACGCCGTTCCCGCCTGA
- a CDS encoding CotH kinase family protein: protein MSARCAFVLLALLAASGACAQAVRINELRPMTHPADTGWVELYNADMRSVDLVGLQLVRGSYRITLPEQPPLPPGERRVVRMLASRGASSVGDPPVLHLPASGGDLLLFGAGGGRLLDAFSWRHVPPNVSIGRLPDGAGTWSYLPAPSPGAPNHADHRIQGRAPAPAVEHTAEGLRFSACAGCLVAYTTDGSPPSPAHGTQADGPVIMEDDRTLRAVAWRPDLLPSAETWVRSEGGRPGATLCIDPAELNDPERGLLSTGERANHTRTGEAWVRHAHVSLPGLADTAAVAVRLRLSGSGSRSLPKRSFNLSTADGMPRLPLPGGRTWRNVVLRADATPHAMLRNLFAEVAVHRAGDRLEVQPGIPMPLTLNGSPQGAYRLLPAKNEDFLLTRTEAEHLDIVEGPEGRVVKGDRTAYDRALEQLARHAPLDSLQELMDVESLIELACFDLWTGRADHDLNMRCWRPAQPGGRWRWVLYDMDLWAPPEDPSVDRIAEAPLPAAPYLAALLGHPQLRPLLLARLASLTATVLEPRAAAALADSLFAAHAPLMRADHALWRQRMDVPSPEETLAALRTHAQQRSRHLLRDMARHTGSTLRQVSLQAPDPREGRLLVDGIALAPGTHGITAFVGAPLRIQALPAPGFRLTGWKGRTGTSTEWWADPSDDGPVRPLFAPSASGGNGVQ, encoded by the coding sequence ATGTCCGCCCGCTGCGCCTTCGTCCTACTGGCCTTGCTGGCCGCCAGCGGTGCCTGCGCCCAGGCGGTGCGCATCAACGAGCTGCGGCCCATGACCCATCCGGCGGATACCGGCTGGGTGGAGCTCTATAACGCCGATATGCGGTCGGTGGACCTCGTCGGTCTGCAGCTCGTGAGAGGCAGCTACCGGATCACCCTGCCCGAACAGCCCCCCCTGCCACCCGGCGAACGGCGCGTGGTGCGCATGCTCGCCTCCCGAGGAGCATCGAGCGTGGGCGATCCGCCGGTGCTGCACCTGCCTGCCTCAGGTGGCGATCTGTTGCTCTTCGGTGCCGGGGGCGGACGGCTCCTTGATGCCTTCAGCTGGCGCCACGTCCCGCCGAACGTCTCCATCGGCCGCCTGCCGGACGGGGCCGGCACGTGGAGCTACCTGCCCGCGCCCAGCCCCGGCGCGCCGAACCACGCCGACCACCGCATCCAGGGACGCGCGCCGGCCCCGGCGGTGGAGCACACCGCCGAAGGACTCCGGTTCAGCGCCTGCGCAGGATGCCTGGTGGCGTACACCACGGACGGCAGCCCGCCCTCCCCAGCGCATGGCACACAGGCCGATGGGCCGGTGATCATGGAGGACGATCGGACCCTCCGCGCCGTGGCCTGGCGACCCGACCTGCTGCCCAGTGCCGAGACGTGGGTGCGTAGTGAAGGCGGTCGACCGGGAGCGACCCTCTGCATCGACCCCGCCGAACTGAACGACCCCGAGCGCGGCCTGTTGAGCACGGGCGAACGCGCCAACCACACCCGAACGGGAGAAGCGTGGGTGCGGCACGCCCATGTGTCGTTGCCCGGCCTGGCGGACACCGCCGCGGTGGCCGTTCGCCTGCGGCTCTCCGGCTCCGGCTCGCGCAGCCTGCCCAAGCGCTCCTTCAACCTGAGCACCGCGGATGGCATGCCCCGGCTGCCCCTGCCGGGTGGCCGCACCTGGCGCAACGTGGTGCTGCGTGCCGACGCCACGCCCCATGCGATGCTGCGCAACCTCTTCGCCGAGGTGGCCGTGCACCGCGCCGGCGACCGGCTCGAGGTGCAGCCCGGCATCCCGATGCCCCTCACGCTGAACGGCTCGCCGCAGGGCGCCTACCGCCTGTTGCCGGCCAAGAACGAGGACTTCCTGCTCACGCGAACCGAGGCCGAGCATCTGGACATCGTGGAAGGGCCCGAAGGACGGGTGGTGAAGGGCGACCGCACCGCGTATGACCGGGCCTTGGAGCAGCTCGCCCGGCATGCCCCGTTGGACAGCCTGCAGGAGCTGATGGATGTGGAGAGCCTGATCGAACTGGCCTGTTTCGACCTGTGGACCGGGCGTGCCGACCACGACCTGAACATGCGGTGCTGGCGCCCCGCACAGCCCGGTGGCCGCTGGCGCTGGGTGCTCTACGACATGGACCTCTGGGCCCCGCCGGAGGATCCCAGCGTGGACCGCATCGCGGAGGCCCCGCTGCCCGCCGCACCGTACCTCGCCGCACTCCTAGGGCATCCGCAGTTGCGCCCCCTGCTGCTGGCCAGACTGGCCTCCTTGACCGCCACCGTGCTGGAACCCCGCGCCGCAGCGGCCCTGGCCGACAGCCTCTTCGCGGCCCATGCCCCCCTGATGCGGGCCGATCACGCCCTGTGGCGTCAACGGATGGACGTGCCTTCGCCCGAGGAGACCCTCGCCGCCCTGCGCACCCACGCCCAACAGCGTTCGCGCCATCTGTTGCGCGATATGGCCCGACATACGGGCAGCACCCTGCGGCAGGTCTCGCTGCAAGCGCCCGATCCGCGGGAAGGCCGGCTGTTGGTGGATGGCATCGCCCTGGCCCCGGGCACGCACGGGATCACGGCCTTCGTGGGGGCGCCCTTACGCATTCAGGCCCTGCCCGCTCCAGGCTTCCGGTTGACGGGCTGGAAAGGCCGCACGGGCACGAGCACGGAATGGTGGGCGGACCCTTCGGACGATGGACCGGTGCGGCCGCTCTTCGCTCCGTCCGCCTCAGGCGGGAACGGCGTGCAATAG
- a CDS encoding T9SS type A sorting domain-containing protein — MRHSTLFLLTGLSLSAMGQGTITNVQITPNPITECTFMNVTVIGTIPGNAQVTGFTPGQTGNTITIVMNASGTGGGTGSFNQPLPPLGPYPAGVYTIQVSLELNGNIVDTESLQRTVQPGVNPDAGIDASVFGVCDTDPNFLLINELGGSPDPGGVWTNPLNQPHSGNFNPGTDPGGFYLYTIEALAPCSTVQSSVYIEYAPNGDPGDNGAVTVCLNGAPIDLFAHLQGTPQTGGTWSGPSPVVNGQYNPTTMTPGAYVYTVPGIGNCGDPSATVTVTEANLPNAGTAVPITACATDTSMTLSIGLTGNPLQTGLWLDPQGFPLGPYNVVINPSIYGAGSFTFRYVAINTFCPNDTTSVPVTLQPAPCDISVQENAAGVTRFTVMPNPAHDRATIEVAFTAGLGAVQLELLGTDGRLARRARLTGNGRTDLRHELDLTGLDAGAYLLRLTTDRGSVSRTLVVE, encoded by the coding sequence ATGCGCCATTCGACCCTTTTCCTCCTGACCGGCCTCTCGCTGAGCGCCATGGGCCAGGGGACCATCACCAACGTACAGATCACCCCCAATCCGATCACCGAATGCACGTTCATGAACGTGACCGTGATCGGCACCATCCCGGGAAACGCCCAGGTGACGGGCTTCACCCCGGGCCAGACGGGTAACACCATCACCATCGTGATGAACGCCTCCGGTACAGGCGGGGGCACGGGCTCGTTCAACCAGCCGCTGCCGCCGCTGGGCCCTTATCCGGCGGGGGTATACACCATACAGGTATCGCTGGAGCTGAACGGCAACATCGTGGATACCGAAAGCCTGCAGCGCACCGTGCAGCCGGGCGTGAACCCGGACGCGGGCATCGATGCCTCGGTCTTCGGGGTGTGCGACACCGACCCGAACTTCCTGCTCATCAACGAGCTCGGCGGCTCGCCCGATCCCGGGGGCGTGTGGACCAATCCGCTGAACCAGCCACACAGTGGCAACTTCAACCCCGGCACGGACCCGGGCGGTTTCTATCTGTATACCATCGAGGCCCTGGCCCCGTGCAGCACGGTGCAGAGCAGCGTGTACATCGAGTACGCGCCCAATGGCGATCCGGGTGACAACGGCGCGGTGACCGTATGTTTGAACGGCGCGCCGATCGACCTGTTCGCCCACCTGCAGGGCACCCCGCAGACCGGAGGCACTTGGAGCGGTCCCAGCCCGGTGGTGAACGGGCAATACAATCCCACTACGATGACGCCCGGTGCATACGTGTACACGGTGCCAGGCATCGGCAACTGTGGCGATCCGTCGGCCACGGTGACGGTGACGGAGGCCAACCTGCCCAACGCCGGCACCGCCGTGCCCATCACGGCCTGTGCCACGGACACCAGCATGACGCTCAGCATCGGGCTCACCGGCAACCCGCTGCAGACGGGGCTGTGGCTCGATCCGCAGGGCTTCCCCCTGGGCCCCTACAACGTGGTCATCAACCCCTCCATCTACGGGGCGGGCAGCTTCACGTTCCGCTATGTGGCCATCAACACCTTCTGCCCGAACGATACCACGAGCGTACCGGTGACATTGCAGCCGGCACCATGCGACATCAGTGTGCAGGAGAACGCCGCCGGGGTGACGCGTTTCACGGTGATGCCCAATCCGGCCCATGATCGTGCCACCATCGAAGTGGCTTTCACCGCTGGCCTGGGCGCCGTGCAGCTGGAGCTGCTGGGCACGGACGGTCGCCTGGCGCGTCGCGCGCGGTTGACGGGCAACGGCCGTACCGACCTGCGCCACGAGCTGGACCTCACCGGGCTTGACGCCGGGGCCTACCTGCTGCGCCTCACCACCGACCGCGGCAGCGTGTCGCGCACCCTGGTGGTGGAGTAA
- a CDS encoding cation transporter, whose protein sequence is MGHVHAGHAHHEHGHPHGHVHADGARALRTAFFINLAFTLVELAGGWWTNSMAVLTDALHDAGDCLVLGAAWWLQRVALKGRDAHYSYGYGRFSMLGGWLTSLVLIAGALGMLVVSVPEVLRPETPHTKGMMAIALFGLAMNGLAAWRLHRGATLNERGAYLHLLEDVLGWAAVLVGAVVIHFTGWAVVDPLLSVGISLYILVNAVGTLRRGTAILMQHVPEGIDLAAVRSRLLAIPHVRDLHDQHTWSLDGSFVVHTVHLVVADVEHQEALAVKVRAREVLREQGIHHATIELEWEGEDCGTKCS, encoded by the coding sequence GTGGGACACGTGCACGCCGGCCACGCGCATCATGAGCATGGGCATCCGCACGGGCACGTGCACGCCGATGGCGCGCGGGCGCTGCGCACGGCCTTCTTCATCAACCTGGCCTTCACGCTCGTGGAACTTGCCGGCGGGTGGTGGACGAACAGCATGGCGGTGCTCACCGATGCCCTGCACGACGCGGGCGACTGCCTGGTGCTGGGCGCCGCCTGGTGGTTGCAGCGCGTGGCGCTCAAGGGCCGCGATGCGCACTACAGCTACGGATACGGCCGCTTCAGCATGCTAGGGGGCTGGCTCACCAGCCTGGTGCTGATCGCCGGAGCCCTGGGCATGCTGGTGGTGAGCGTGCCCGAAGTGCTGCGTCCGGAGACGCCCCACACCAAGGGCATGATGGCCATCGCCCTCTTCGGCCTGGCCATGAACGGACTGGCGGCCTGGCGCCTGCACCGCGGGGCCACCCTCAACGAGCGCGGCGCCTACCTGCACCTGTTGGAGGACGTGCTGGGCTGGGCCGCGGTACTGGTGGGCGCTGTGGTGATCCACTTCACCGGCTGGGCCGTGGTGGACCCGCTGCTGAGCGTGGGCATCAGCCTCTACATCCTGGTGAACGCCGTGGGCACCCTGCGCAGGGGCACCGCCATCCTGATGCAGCATGTGCCCGAGGGCATCGACCTGGCCGCGGTGCGCAGCCGACTGCTGGCGATCCCGCATGTGCGCGACCTCCACGATCAGCATACCTGGAGCCTGGACGGCAGCTTCGTGGTGCACACCGTGCACCTGGTGGTGGCCGATGTGGAGCATCAGGAGGCCCTGGCCGTCAAGGTCCGTGCCCGTGAGGTGCTGCGCGAACAGGGCATCCACCACGCCACCATCGAACTGGAGTGGGAGGGCGAGGACTGCGGGACCAAGTGCTCTTGA
- a CDS encoding 6-phosphogluconate dehydrogenase, producing the protein MRLLLLALALVLAWLLFIYFAVYSEGSRSGMVIKLSKRGVVFKTWEGQLNMQSFGAMDPSGASLNEVFNFSVQKGNDALYRELEEASLSGERVNLHYVERYAKLPWRGETTYFVTRVERNGAPAASDVDKSPVGH; encoded by the coding sequence ATCCGCCTGTTGCTCCTGGCCCTGGCCCTGGTGCTGGCCTGGCTGCTGTTCATCTACTTCGCGGTGTACAGCGAGGGCAGCCGCAGCGGCATGGTGATCAAGCTCAGCAAGCGGGGCGTGGTGTTCAAGACCTGGGAGGGCCAGCTGAACATGCAGAGCTTCGGGGCCATGGACCCCTCGGGCGCCTCCTTGAACGAGGTGTTCAACTTCAGCGTGCAGAAGGGCAACGATGCCTTGTACCGCGAGCTGGAGGAGGCCAGCCTCAGCGGTGAGCGGGTGAACCTGCACTATGTGGAGCGCTACGCCAAGCTGCCGTGGCGGGGCGAGACGACCTACTTCGTGACGCGCGTGGAGCGCAATGGGGCGCCGGCGGCCTCGGACGTGGACAAGTCGCCGGTGGGGCACTGA
- the dnaG gene encoding DNA primase produces MIAPDAIQRVKDAVRVEEVVGDFVALKRKGPRYLGLCPFHNEKTPSFNVSPALGIFKCFGCGEAGDAITFLQKHEHLSYVEAIRWLAKRYAIDLPEAEATPEQQLEHSERESLAAIQRFATDWSVGQLWDTDEGRRIGLAYFRERGFRDEVVRTFQLGYVPEQGAAFAAAARAQGFDPELLEKAGWIKRREDGTAWDFFAGRVTFPVHGLGGQVIAFGARTLRSDKKLPKYFNSPESALYIKSRSLYGIHFAKKAIADSGTCLLVEGYTDVISLHQAGIHNVVASSGTSLTEDQVRLIKRYARQVTILYDGDPAGIKASLRGIDLILAEGLGVKVVLFPDGEDPDSFARSRPSTEVEAFLRDSAKDFLAFKTELLVQDTGGDPVRKAAAIHDIVESIARIPDQVLRQLYIQQCGRLLEVSEQALISELNKVLRRAYRKQQGAGDAPEAVAPELQPPQPPPAPIKGTNAQERDLLRMLLNYGHERILVPFQNEDGSSSEGETSVAELMFELLALDDILFDEPLFKEIYLDYRHASNLGQAVDSTRYAGHEQPGWRDLAIDLLTERHLLSPNWKERHRIHTTHERDKLLDALEEGIDILRERRLDRMLEELDDRLRTAAEAEEQAGILREKMRLNTAKVALSRKTGRVVVA; encoded by the coding sequence GTGATCGCCCCCGATGCCATCCAACGCGTCAAGGACGCCGTCCGCGTCGAGGAGGTCGTGGGCGACTTCGTGGCCCTGAAGCGCAAGGGTCCCCGCTACCTGGGCCTGTGCCCTTTCCACAACGAGAAGACGCCCAGCTTCAACGTCAGTCCGGCGCTGGGCATCTTCAAGTGCTTCGGCTGCGGCGAGGCCGGCGATGCCATCACCTTCCTGCAGAAGCACGAGCACCTGAGCTACGTGGAGGCCATCCGCTGGCTGGCCAAGCGGTATGCCATCGACCTGCCGGAGGCCGAGGCCACCCCGGAGCAGCAGCTGGAGCACAGCGAGCGCGAGAGCCTGGCCGCCATCCAGCGCTTCGCCACCGATTGGAGCGTGGGCCAGCTGTGGGACACGGACGAAGGGCGCCGCATCGGCCTGGCCTACTTCCGCGAACGCGGCTTCCGCGACGAGGTGGTCCGCACCTTCCAGCTGGGCTATGTGCCCGAGCAGGGTGCCGCCTTCGCCGCCGCCGCCCGCGCCCAGGGCTTTGACCCCGAGCTGCTGGAAAAGGCCGGTTGGATCAAGCGGCGCGAGGACGGTACGGCCTGGGACTTCTTCGCCGGCCGCGTCACCTTCCCCGTGCACGGCCTGGGCGGCCAGGTGATCGCCTTCGGGGCACGCACCCTGCGCAGCGACAAGAAGCTGCCCAAGTACTTCAACAGCCCGGAGAGCGCCCTCTACATCAAGAGCCGCTCGCTCTACGGCATCCACTTCGCCAAGAAGGCCATCGCCGACAGCGGCACCTGCCTGCTCGTGGAGGGCTACACCGATGTGATCAGCCTGCACCAGGCCGGCATCCACAACGTGGTGGCCAGCAGCGGCACCAGCCTCACCGAGGACCAGGTACGGCTGATCAAGCGCTACGCCCGGCAGGTCACCATCCTGTACGACGGCGATCCCGCCGGCATCAAAGCCAGCCTGCGCGGCATCGACCTCATCCTGGCCGAAGGCCTCGGAGTGAAAGTGGTCCTCTTCCCCGACGGGGAGGACCCGGACAGCTTCGCCCGCAGCCGCCCCAGCACCGAGGTGGAGGCCTTCCTGCGCGACAGCGCCAAGGACTTCCTGGCCTTCAAGACCGAGCTGCTGGTGCAGGACACCGGCGGCGACCCCGTGCGCAAGGCCGCCGCCATCCACGACATCGTGGAGAGCATCGCCCGCATCCCCGACCAGGTGCTGCGCCAGCTCTACATCCAGCAATGCGGCCGGCTGCTGGAGGTGAGCGAGCAGGCGCTGATCAGCGAGCTGAACAAGGTGCTGCGCCGCGCCTACCGCAAGCAGCAGGGCGCCGGCGATGCGCCCGAGGCCGTGGCACCCGAACTGCAGCCGCCCCAACCGCCACCCGCGCCCATCAAAGGCACCAACGCCCAGGAACGGGACCTGCTGCGCATGCTGCTGAACTACGGCCACGAACGCATCCTGGTCCCCTTCCAGAACGAGGACGGCAGCAGCAGCGAAGGAGAGACCAGCGTGGCCGAGCTCATGTTCGAACTGCTGGCCCTGGACGACATCCTGTTCGACGAGCCGCTCTTCAAGGAGATCTACCTGGACTATCGCCACGCCAGCAACCTGGGCCAGGCCGTGGACTCCACCCGGTATGCCGGCCACGAGCAGCCCGGCTGGCGCGACCTGGCCATCGACCTGCTCACCGAGCGCCACCTGCTGAGCCCCAACTGGAAGGAGCGCCACCGCATCCACACCACCCACGAGCGCGACAAGCTGCTGGATGCGTTGGAGGAGGGCATCGACATCCTGCGCGAACGTCGCCTGGACCGCATGCTGGAAGAGCTCGATGATCGTCTGCGCACCGCCGCCGAGGCCGAGGAGCAGGCCGGCATCCTGCGCGAGAAGATGCGCCTCAACACCGCCAAGGTGGCCCTGTCGAGGAAGACCGGCCGCGTGGTGGTGGCCTGA
- a CDS encoding polyprenyl synthetase family protein, translating to MPSLEEIQRPIAEEMRVFEGRFREAMRSRVALLDRVMHYIVKRKGKQMRPMFTLLSARQFGPVNDDGFVAASLIELLHTATLVHDDVVDGSPLRRGFFSINALWKNKIAVLVGDYLLSRGLLLAVDKGQFELLRIVSRAVREISEGELLQLEKARSLNFSEEVYFDIIRQKTASLIAACCASGAAAGGATPEEVERMRRFGELAGIAFQIKDDLFDYPVDGHGSARTGKPTGLDIKERKLTLPLIHALRQVPPNDRRWMVRAVKARKQDPAAVDRVVRRVVEVGGVAHARQRMLEHRDQALAVLHTFADTPARRSLEGLVQLTVDREK from the coding sequence ATGCCCAGCCTCGAGGAGATCCAGCGCCCCATCGCCGAGGAGATGCGCGTGTTCGAGGGGCGCTTCCGCGAGGCCATGCGCAGCCGTGTGGCCCTGCTGGACCGGGTGATGCACTACATCGTGAAGCGCAAGGGCAAGCAGATGCGCCCCATGTTCACCCTGCTCAGCGCACGCCAGTTCGGCCCGGTGAACGACGATGGCTTCGTGGCCGCCAGCCTCATCGAACTGCTGCATACCGCCACGCTGGTGCACGACGATGTGGTGGATGGCAGCCCGCTGCGCCGCGGCTTCTTCAGCATCAACGCGCTGTGGAAGAACAAGATCGCCGTGCTGGTGGGCGACTACCTGCTGAGCCGGGGCCTGCTGCTCGCCGTGGACAAGGGCCAGTTCGAGCTGCTGCGCATCGTGAGCCGCGCCGTGCGCGAGATCAGCGAGGGCGAACTGCTGCAGCTGGAGAAGGCGCGCTCCCTGAACTTCAGCGAGGAGGTCTACTTCGACATCATCCGCCAGAAGACCGCCAGCCTCATCGCCGCGTGCTGCGCCAGCGGGGCCGCGGCCGGTGGCGCCACACCCGAGGAGGTGGAGCGCATGCGGCGCTTCGGCGAACTGGCCGGCATCGCCTTCCAGATCAAGGACGACCTGTTCGACTACCCCGTTGACGGCCACGGCAGCGCCCGCACCGGAAAGCCCACCGGGCTGGACATCAAGGAGCGCAAGCTCACCCTGCCCCTGATCCACGCCCTGCGCCAGGTGCCCCCCAACGACCGCCGCTGGATGGTGCGTGCCGTGAAGGCCCGCAAGCAGGACCCCGCCGCCGTGGACCGCGTGGTGCGCCGCGTGGTGGAGGTCGGCGGCGTGGCCCATGCCCGGCAGCGCATGCTGGAACACCGCGACCAGGCCCTGGCCGTACTGCACACCTTTGCCGACACCCCCGCGCGCCGCTCCCTCGAGGGCCTCGTGCAGCTCACCGTGGACCGCGAGAAATGA